In Chryseobacterium turcicum, a single window of DNA contains:
- a CDS encoding serine hydrolase domain-containing protein, with product MKYLSAILFFALLGCKSVQQIDKQNVENAITKNAQQLLEDKRFHSVSVAVFKNGESTIKHFGELTIGKGNKPNDSTLYELASVTKTFTGYIAAKAVLDKKVNLDDDIRIYLDEAYPNLEFKGEPIRIKHLITHTGGFPNFPIKSENKEAFFEGLKLIKIETKPGEKYYYSNTAPEVTAYILEKVYQKPFEELVTEFVLKPNKMNQTKFTLNENDKTRLVKGYNDKNELMPNFNRTLWGGISGLHSTTTDLVKYMKLQLDTSNLIVNESHKRLYKEGSDFWEGYHWYIIENDDKLIYRHHGGIYGMQNWFVIYPKQNIGISILTNTSFNETGEILEKVVDKLYNDINVNKK from the coding sequence ATGAAATATTTAAGCGCTATTTTATTTTTTGCCTTGCTTGGGTGTAAAAGTGTTCAGCAAATCGATAAACAAAATGTTGAAAATGCGATTACAAAAAATGCTCAACAGCTATTAGAAGACAAAAGATTTCATTCTGTTTCTGTTGCAGTCTTTAAAAATGGTGAATCCACAATAAAGCATTTCGGAGAATTAACTATTGGAAAAGGAAACAAACCCAATGATTCTACACTTTATGAACTGGCTTCTGTAACGAAAACTTTTACAGGTTATATAGCCGCTAAAGCGGTACTTGATAAAAAAGTAAATTTAGATGATGATATTAGAATTTATCTTGACGAAGCTTATCCCAATTTAGAATTTAAAGGAGAACCAATAAGAATTAAACATCTCATCACCCATACGGGTGGATTCCCTAACTTCCCTATAAAAAGCGAAAATAAAGAGGCTTTTTTTGAAGGATTGAAATTAATTAAAATTGAAACAAAACCTGGCGAAAAATATTACTATTCAAACACAGCTCCCGAGGTAACAGCATATATACTTGAAAAAGTGTATCAAAAACCTTTTGAAGAATTGGTCACTGAATTTGTTTTGAAGCCAAATAAAATGAACCAAACTAAGTTTACACTTAATGAAAATGATAAAACAAGATTGGTAAAAGGCTATAACGATAAAAACGAGTTAATGCCTAACTTCAATAGAACTTTATGGGGCGGAATTTCAGGTCTGCACTCTACAACTACCGATTTAGTAAAATATATGAAATTGCAACTTGATACATCAAATCTTATTGTAAACGAATCTCATAAAAGATTATATAAAGAAGGTTCTGATTTTTGGGAAGGCTATCATTGGTATATCATAGAAAATGATGATAAATTGATTTATAGACATCATGGAGGTATATACGGAATGCAGAATTGGTTTGTCATTTATCCCAAACAAAACATAGGAATATCTATACTGACAAACACCAGCTTTAACGAAACGGGAGAAATTTTAGAAAAAGTTGTTGACAAGCTGTATAATGACATCAATGTAAATAAAAAATAA
- a CDS encoding nuclear transport factor 2 family protein, with protein sequence MRKLFLFIGLCFTFLNVTAQTEDPQSDFNLIQKTINLYIDGQSVNDTVKVGKSFDDSWQIKVFRDNKVNVISKKQYLTGWKKATKSDNWFGRIVSIDITNNIAVSKIEISTPTLLFTDYFNLLKTDKGWLIVDKISTRTPHKTAEAPANKPKQ encoded by the coding sequence ATGAGAAAATTATTTCTATTCATCGGATTATGCTTTACCTTTTTGAATGTAACTGCTCAGACAGAAGACCCACAAAGTGACTTCAATTTAATTCAAAAAACCATAAATCTTTACATCGACGGGCAGTCAGTCAACGATACAGTTAAGGTAGGAAAGTCTTTCGACGACTCCTGGCAAATCAAAGTCTTCCGAGACAATAAAGTCAATGTAATTTCTAAAAAACAATACCTCACAGGCTGGAAAAAAGCAACCAAAAGCGACAATTGGTTTGGTAGAATCGTATCTATTGATATCACCAACAATATTGCCGTATCAAAAATTGAAATAAGCACACCTACCCTTTTATTTACAGACTATTTTAATCTTTTAAAAACCGATAAAGGCTGGCTTATCGTAGACAAAATTTCAACAAGAACTCCACATAAAACTGCAGAAGCTCCTGCCAATAAACCAAAACAATAA
- a CDS encoding type 1 glutamine amidotransferase domain-containing protein has translation MKKLLIVWLVVLSTINLLAQKKILFVTSNQHFYGNTNINTSNHFEEITIPYDIFTKAGFVVDFISPKGGAIPLGYINTSDSIQKKHLYDNVYMNQLKYTKKPSEINPDNYAAIFYGGGGAAMYGVPEDITIQKLAKNIYIKKGIIATICHGTAGIAYLKDDNGKSLYAGKKITGYPDYFENKEMDYYKAFPFSMDKAIKNNEGNFVYSENRGDGFYVVDGRFVTGQDPSSSAKVAHEIVSMLKKNL, from the coding sequence ATGAAAAAACTACTCATTGTATGGTTGGTTGTTCTAAGCACAATAAATCTGTTGGCACAAAAGAAGATTCTTTTTGTTACTTCCAATCAGCATTTCTATGGCAATACGAACATCAATACTTCTAATCATTTTGAAGAAATCACCATTCCTTATGATATATTTACAAAAGCAGGATTTGTGGTTGATTTTATAAGCCCAAAAGGTGGCGCTATTCCGTTGGGATATATCAATACATCAGACAGTATTCAGAAAAAACATTTGTATGATAATGTATACATGAACCAACTGAAATACACAAAGAAACCCTCAGAAATTAATCCCGATAACTATGCTGCGATATTTTACGGTGGTGGTGGCGCCGCAATGTATGGCGTACCGGAAGATATTACCATCCAAAAACTGGCAAAAAACATTTACATCAAAAAAGGGATTATTGCAACCATCTGTCATGGTACTGCAGGAATTGCTTATCTGAAAGACGACAACGGAAAATCACTTTATGCTGGAAAAAAAATAACCGGCTATCCCGACTATTTTGAAAATAAAGAAATGGATTATTACAAAGCCTTCCCTTTCTCTATGGATAAAGCCATCAAAAATAATGAGGGCAACTTTGTTTATTCTGAAAATCGGGGCGATGGATTTTATGTCGTAGATGGAAGGTTTGTGACCGGACAAGACCCAAGTTCTTCAGCAAAAGTAGCTCATGAAATAGTTTCTATGTTGAAGAAAAATTTATAA
- the dnaN gene encoding DNA polymerase III subunit beta, producing the protein MKFIISSGELQKALQTVSGVISSSQSRPILENYLFELNENIVTITASDGETTLITSLEVKSDDSGKFAVPAKIFQDFIKTYGEQPLTLVVKDNAEGTGSLLEILDEKDNFAVALDNADDYPEIPEFDASQSVTMPAGVLSEALTNTLFATSNDSLRPVMTGVLFQFRENETNFVSTDSHRLVVYKRTDLVNAEPMEFIMPKKPLNIFKNILASSNEDITIDFNENMAKFTFGKHIWICRLIDGKYPNYTAVIPKENPNVLTINRNLLLGAIKRASIMSNKSTNQVRFKLSANILHLHAEDTEYANKADMQIPCDYNGEDINIGFSSKFLTEMLGILGADDITMKMSQPNRPGIIEPLDGLEENENILMLSMPVIGL; encoded by the coding sequence ATGAAATTTATTATTTCAAGTGGTGAACTGCAGAAGGCTTTGCAAACTGTAAGTGGCGTAATATCAAGCTCTCAATCGAGACCGATTTTAGAAAACTATCTTTTTGAACTAAACGAAAACATCGTTACCATTACTGCATCTGATGGAGAAACAACGCTTATTACTTCTTTGGAGGTAAAGTCAGACGACTCGGGTAAATTTGCGGTTCCAGCTAAGATTTTTCAAGATTTTATAAAAACGTATGGCGAGCAGCCTCTTACCTTGGTAGTGAAAGACAATGCCGAAGGTACAGGTAGTTTGTTGGAGATTTTAGATGAAAAAGATAATTTTGCTGTGGCTTTAGATAATGCAGATGATTATCCGGAAATTCCGGAATTTGACGCTTCTCAAAGTGTAACCATGCCTGCCGGAGTTTTATCTGAAGCTTTAACGAATACTCTTTTTGCAACAAGTAACGATTCTCTTCGTCCGGTAATGACGGGAGTTTTATTCCAGTTTAGGGAAAACGAAACCAATTTTGTTTCTACAGATTCTCACAGATTGGTCGTGTACAAAAGAACAGATTTGGTGAATGCGGAGCCGATGGAATTTATCATGCCTAAAAAGCCGTTGAATATTTTCAAAAATATTTTAGCAAGCTCAAACGAAGATATCACCATCGACTTCAACGAGAATATGGCGAAATTTACCTTTGGTAAACACATCTGGATTTGTAGATTGATTGACGGTAAATATCCTAATTATACAGCGGTAATTCCTAAAGAAAACCCGAATGTATTGACGATTAACAGAAACCTTTTATTAGGTGCAATCAAGAGAGCGTCAATCATGTCTAATAAATCAACCAATCAGGTAAGATTCAAATTATCGGCTAATATTCTTCACCTTCATGCAGAAGATACAGAATATGCAAACAAGGCAGATATGCAGATTCCTTGTGATTATAACGGTGAAGATATCAACATTGGTTTCAGTTCTAAATTTTTAACAGAAATGCTAGGTATTTTAGGAGCAGATGATATCACAATGAAAATGTCTCAGCCCAACAGACCGGGAATCATCGAGCCGCTTGACGGCCTTGAAGAAAACGAAAATATCTTAATGTTATCAATGCCGGTAATCGGATTGTAA
- a CDS encoding helix-turn-helix domain-containing protein, translated as MIEPNQFLFFFSALGAFNGILLSIYFAVNANKKVFTNYYLSFLLLVLSIRIIKSVFFYFNPQLANIFIQIGLSACILIGPFLYLYLKSYSENTKQNWQIHVIPYVVVLSIVGYFYPYVEHRPIWSQWIVSAICAQWFIYMIFSVKSVKPIFHKLKTKENLLKIDIWVLSIFIGVALIWLAYTTSAYTSYIAGSLSFTFILYIIVLLLVFRKSDEPEFSPEKEKYKNKIDESMLVLIDKKLDIIIEKELFLNPNFTLEEAAKELKLSKHLLSQYINENLGKSFSTLIKEYRVNRAKQLLETENNYTIESLGYESGFNSKSSFFTAFKKITGVTPAEYQKAYSK; from the coding sequence ATGATAGAGCCCAACCAGTTTCTTTTTTTCTTTAGTGCTTTAGGAGCTTTCAACGGTATTTTGCTTTCTATTTACTTCGCAGTTAATGCCAATAAGAAAGTTTTTACAAATTACTATTTGTCTTTTCTGTTACTGGTTTTGAGCATTCGGATTATAAAGTCTGTATTCTTCTATTTTAATCCGCAATTGGCTAATATTTTTATTCAAATCGGGCTTTCTGCATGTATATTAATTGGCCCTTTTCTTTATTTGTATCTAAAATCTTATTCTGAAAATACAAAACAGAACTGGCAAATACACGTGATTCCTTACGTGGTAGTGCTTTCCATTGTAGGTTATTTTTATCCTTATGTAGAACATCGCCCAATTTGGAGCCAATGGATTGTGAGTGCAATTTGTGCGCAATGGTTTATTTACATGATTTTCTCAGTTAAAAGTGTAAAACCCATTTTCCATAAATTAAAAACTAAAGAAAACCTTCTGAAAATAGACATCTGGGTATTGAGTATTTTTATCGGTGTAGCATTGATATGGCTGGCTTACACCACTTCCGCTTACACCTCTTATATTGCCGGATCTTTGTCATTTACCTTTATTTTATACATCATTGTTTTGCTTCTGGTTTTCAGAAAAAGCGATGAACCCGAATTTTCTCCGGAAAAAGAGAAGTATAAAAACAAAATTGACGAATCGATGTTGGTTTTAATTGATAAAAAACTAGATATCATTATTGAAAAAGAATTATTTCTCAATCCCAATTTCACCTTAGAAGAAGCGGCAAAAGAACTGAAACTAAGTAAGCATTTATTATCTCAATATATCAATGAAAATTTAGGCAAATCTTTCTCTACGCTTATCAAAGAATATCGTGTAAACAGAGCCAAACAACTTTTGGAAACCGAAAACAATTACACCATCGAAAGTTTAGGTTACGAAAGCGGATTCAATTCTAAATCAAGTTTTTTCACAGCATTCAAAAAAATAACTGGTGTTACGCCTGCAGAGTACCAAAAAGCATATTCTAAGTAA